From the genome of Yersinia enterocolitica, one region includes:
- a CDS encoding BMC domain-containing protein, with protein MSQAIGIVELSSIAKGMEVCDLMLKSANVSLLVSKTLCPGKYLLMVGGDIGAVTQSVQNGERHSGHLLVDSIVLPNLHPSVLPAISGLNTVENRQAAGVVETWSVAACITAADRAVKAANVTLVRIHMAFGIGGKCYQVLSGDIADVQTAVDVASQCAGEKGLLVYSSVIPRPHEALWRQLVQEA; from the coding sequence ATGTCACAAGCCATTGGAATTGTTGAATTAAGCAGTATCGCCAAGGGCATGGAGGTCTGCGACTTGATGCTGAAAAGCGCTAACGTCAGCCTATTGGTGAGCAAAACTCTGTGCCCCGGTAAATATCTGTTGATGGTCGGTGGCGATATCGGTGCCGTCACCCAGTCGGTACAAAACGGAGAGCGGCACAGCGGGCATCTGCTGGTCGATAGCATCGTCCTGCCCAACCTTCATCCATCCGTATTGCCGGCGATCAGCGGCCTGAATACGGTGGAAAATCGTCAAGCGGCGGGTGTGGTGGAAACCTGGAGTGTGGCGGCCTGTATTACTGCCGCCGACCGTGCGGTTAAAGCGGCCAATGTCACGCTGGTGCGCATCCATATGGCGTTTGGCATCGGCGGCAAATGTTATCAAGTGCTCAGCGGCGATATTGCTGATGTACAAACTGCCGTGGACGTTGCCAGCCAGTGTGCCGGTGAGAAGGGATTATTGGTTTACAGCTCAGTGATCCCACGGCCCCATGAGGCGCTATGGCGTCAGTTAGTTCAGGAGGCATGA
- the pduU gene encoding propanediol utilization microcompartment protein PduU, whose product MEKSSTPERVIQEYVPGKQITLAHLIANPNKALYKKLGLNDVSSAIGILTITPSEASIIASDIATKSGAVEIGFIDRFTGAVVFTGDVSAVEYALKQVIHTLGDMMKFTACPMTRT is encoded by the coding sequence ATGGAAAAGAGCAGCACCCCCGAGCGCGTAATTCAGGAATATGTTCCCGGTAAACAGATAACCCTGGCACATCTGATAGCCAATCCTAATAAGGCACTTTACAAAAAACTGGGGCTGAATGATGTCAGTAGCGCCATTGGCATCCTGACCATTACCCCTAGCGAAGCCTCGATTATTGCCAGTGATATCGCCACCAAATCCGGTGCGGTTGAGATTGGTTTTATCGACCGTTTCACCGGTGCGGTGGTGTTTACCGGTGATGTGTCAGCGGTGGAATATGCGCTGAAACAGGTGATCCACACCCTCGGCGACATGATGAAATTTACCGCCTGCCCGATGACCCGGACCTGA
- the eutP gene encoding ethanolamine utilization protein EutP, with translation MQRIMLIGPSQCGKTSLIQRLQGEALNYQKTQAIIWQDNAIDTPGEYLENRCLYSALLASACEADVVGLVQNADATQSWFAPMLAQVFNQPVIGIISKADTVNQPDQLRWAADSLTQAGAQHLFVTSALSGEGLTDLITYLNHSGESHAR, from the coding sequence ATGCAACGCATCATGTTGATTGGCCCTAGCCAGTGCGGCAAAACCTCGCTTATCCAGCGTTTGCAGGGTGAGGCGCTTAATTACCAGAAAACCCAAGCCATTATCTGGCAGGACAATGCCATTGATACTCCCGGTGAATACCTGGAAAACCGCTGTTTATACAGTGCGTTACTGGCAAGCGCCTGTGAAGCGGATGTGGTGGGGCTGGTACAAAATGCGGATGCGACCCAAAGCTGGTTTGCCCCGATGTTGGCGCAGGTTTTCAACCAGCCGGTAATTGGCATTATCAGTAAAGCCGACACCGTTAACCAGCCAGACCAATTGCGTTGGGCTGCTGACAGCCTCACGCAGGCGGGGGCGCAACACCTATTTGTGACCTCAGCGCTGAGCGGTGAGGGATTAACCGACCTTATTACTTATTTGAATCATTCTGGAGAGTCGCATGCCCGGTAA
- a CDS encoding acetate/propionate family kinase (Enables the production of acetyl-CoA by phosphorylating acetate in the presence of ATP and a divalent cation), whose amino-acid sequence MPGKIMAINAGSSSLKFQLFSLPDEKVICQGLIERIGMDDAIFNLRATDVKWREILPIADCRQGAEHLLHALIEHNIIDSLDEITGVGHRVAHGGEAFADSVVITPEVLDKIEQLGALAPLHNPVNALGIRVFQHALPHASAVAVFDTAFHQTLSQTAYLYPLPWRYYEELGIRRYGFHGTSHKYVSAVCAERMGRPLEELRIVSCHLGNGSSICAIGNGQSVNTSMGFTPQAGIMMGTRSGDIDPSILPFIQQVEGKNASEINHLINNQSGFLGVSGISHDYRDVEQAAANGNPRAKVALDLFAERIRAVIGSYIVQLGGIDALIFTGGIGENARTARQQICRGLAFLGIELDEEKNINNQPFIQHDSAPVQIAIVNTNEELMIARDVIRVALNLPVQPALAAQ is encoded by the coding sequence ATGCCCGGTAAGATTATGGCGATTAACGCCGGCAGTTCTTCGTTGAAGTTTCAGTTGTTTTCTTTACCTGATGAAAAAGTGATCTGTCAGGGATTAATTGAACGTATCGGTATGGATGATGCGATATTTAACCTCCGCGCCACAGATGTGAAATGGCGCGAGATTCTGCCTATCGCCGATTGCCGCCAAGGTGCTGAACACCTACTTCACGCGCTGATTGAACACAATATTATTGATTCACTGGATGAAATTACCGGTGTCGGCCATCGTGTCGCGCACGGCGGTGAAGCATTCGCCGATTCGGTCGTGATAACCCCCGAGGTGCTGGATAAGATAGAACAGCTTGGCGCACTGGCCCCCCTGCATAATCCGGTTAATGCGCTCGGTATCCGGGTGTTCCAACATGCCCTGCCCCATGCCAGCGCGGTGGCGGTATTTGATACTGCATTCCACCAAACACTGAGCCAGACGGCCTATTTGTATCCATTACCGTGGCGCTACTATGAAGAGCTGGGTATTCGCCGTTATGGTTTCCATGGCACCAGTCATAAATATGTCAGTGCCGTTTGCGCCGAACGAATGGGGCGCCCCTTGGAAGAACTGCGCATTGTCTCCTGCCATCTTGGCAACGGCTCCAGCATTTGTGCTATCGGCAACGGCCAGTCGGTGAATACCTCGATGGGCTTCACCCCACAGGCCGGTATCATGATGGGCACCCGGAGCGGTGATATTGACCCCTCCATCCTGCCATTTATTCAGCAAGTAGAAGGAAAAAATGCCAGTGAAATTAACCATTTAATTAACAACCAATCCGGTTTTCTGGGCGTATCCGGCATCTCACATGACTATCGCGATGTCGAACAAGCCGCCGCCAACGGCAACCCGCGCGCCAAAGTAGCGCTCGACCTCTTTGCCGAACGTATCCGCGCGGTGATTGGCAGCTATATCGTGCAACTGGGCGGAATTGATGCACTGATATTTACCGGCGGTATCGGTGAAAATGCCCGCACAGCCCGCCAGCAAATCTGCCGTGGTTTAGCCTTTCTCGGTATCGAGTTGGACGAAGAGAAAAATATCAACAATCAGCCGTTTATCCAACATGACTCTGCGCCGGTACAGATTGCTATCGTCAATACCAATGAAGAATTAATGATTGCCCGTGATGTCATTCGCGTGGCCCTGAATCTGCCGGTACAACCGGCCCTCGCCGCACAATAA